The Phycisphaerales bacterium genome includes a region encoding these proteins:
- a CDS encoding STAS domain-containing protein, whose protein sequence is MKVQVEPHGSVAVLVPHGALTGDETLDLRRAVETHGCQARRMVIDMADVPFLDSSGIELLLDLGHANHAAPLRPKLAALSESCREALDLTDVLNRLEVFDTVENALRSCQR, encoded by the coding sequence ATGAAGGTGCAGGTGGAACCGCATGGCAGTGTGGCGGTGCTGGTGCCGCATGGTGCCCTGACGGGTGATGAGACTCTTGACCTGCGGCGTGCCGTCGAGACACATGGCTGTCAGGCCCGGCGTATGGTAATCGATATGGCCGACGTGCCTTTCCTGGACAGCAGCGGCATCGAGCTGCTGCTCGATCTGGGACACGCGAACCACGCCGCCCCGCTACGCCCGAAGCTCGCCGCGCTCAGCGAATCCTGCCGTGAGGCCCTTGATCTGACAGATGTTCTGAATCGGCTGGAGGTGTTCGACACCGTTGAGAACGCCCTGCGGAGTTGCCAGCGATGA